In Athene noctua chromosome 8, bAthNoc1.hap1.1, whole genome shotgun sequence, a genomic segment contains:
- the TM4SF18 gene encoding transmembrane 4 L6 family member 18 translates to MALETCGSCLSCLLIPLALWSIVVNVLLYFPNGRASHAASYQLPNYVWYFEGICFSGVMILLLAVILIILECNVFYRCCQSESCNKTYRSFISIVLALLGVAFSGYSCIIFTLGLIQGPFCNSSRGWDYIFKDTAGGYLTDYLAWSQCTEPAKIVEWNTILLSILIALSGLQLIICSLKVVAELKRTLCGNYSVFVQAGIL, encoded by the exons ATGGCTTTAGAGACATGTGGAAGCTGTTTGAGTTGTCTGCTGATACCTCTTGCCCTTTGGAGTATTGTTGTTAATGTCCTGTTATACTTCCCTAATGGGAGAGCTTCACATGCTGCCAGTTACCAGCTTCCCAACTACGTGTGGTATTTTGAAGGCATCTGTTTCTCAGGTGTGATG ATCCTTCTGTTGGCAGTAATTCTAATAATACTGGAGTGTAACGTGTTCTATCGGTGCTGCCAGAGTGAGAGCTGTAACAAAACCTACAGG AGTTTTATTTCGATTGTGCTAGCCCTGCTTGGAGTTGCTTTCTCTGGATACAGTTGCATCATTTTCACCTTGGGGTTGATCCAGGGCCCCTTCTGCAATTCATCACGTGGATGGGATTATATCTTCAAAGACACTGCTGGAGG GTACCTCACAGATTACCTTGCTTGGTCTCAGTGCACCGAACCTGCTAAGATAGTGGAGTGGAACACCATTTTACTCTCTATTCTGATAGCTCTTAGTGGACTGCAGCTGATCATCTGTTCTCTCAAAGTGGTTGCTGAGTTGAAACGGACACTCTGCGGGAACTATTCTGTTTTTGTCCAG